ATAATCTAATAGCTTTTGAAAATCTAATGCTGCTATTTTAAATCCGAAGAATAACCGGGTACGTTTTTTGCCATGCACAGGTATCTTGTCCACATGATATCTTCGACGAAGAAGAGAGGGAATTGCTTCTACTCCATTTCTAAATTTTGCATATTCAGAAAATTCTTCCGTCTGCATGTACTGTAATTGTTTTGCACGACCAACGGATTTCCAAGATACTTCCTTTCGGACTCGTGTTTTTAGAAAACGCGACTGACACCGTTCTTTGTAAGGACATCCTTCGCAGTCACTTATCCGAAAATACGCAACGGAACGCTCATTGCCTGGATCATAGATACAGTCTTCAGGTACACGATTATTCTTACATTTGATGAGATATTTTCCATCATCAGTAAAAACAAAATCAGCATATATTTCATCTGGTTTGCGTCCTGTGAAATTGGTTGTAACAAGTTTTAGATTATGTTCAGATGCTAAACGTGAGTTCTCTTCTCCGCTGTATGCCCCATCGGCAACAATAAAAGAACCATCAGAAAAATCTTTTTTCTCATTAAGATAATCTTTCATAAACTGATTATCTGCGTAAGTATTTTGCTGGTAATCGTAGACAATGACCAGACTGCTTTTTTCTCCGACAGCTTCAACTACGTTTCCAACGTATCCAAGATGTCTGCCACCTGCTTTATAGCGGAAAGTGGCTTCTGGATCAGAAGGATTAAGCAATACTTCTGAAGGATTTTCAACTTCCTCTTTTTTGTCGAAGCCGCCTTGAGCCACCATCATCAATGATTGTGCGTTCCTTTAATAGGCGAATAAGAAGCTGATATTCACTTGTATCATCAAAATCACCGGTTGAATCACAAATCTTTATCAAGATATCTGCATCTTTCATCACAACAACGTTTCTCTCAGTTGCATCCATATCCCGCTTGTGATAAATGCATTTATTATAATCATCTTTTTTAATATAATGATATTGTTCATCCGGAATTTTTGTTCCACGCTCATCCATTATTTTGCAAAGATTAGCAACACAAGTATAAAACAATTCAAGCAATGAGAGGTTTCTGATATTTGCAGCAACCATTAAACTGTCCATACGTTGTTTATCCAGAGTGATATCCATAAAATCAGATATTTCTTTTGCCATTTTTACAACACATTCATGAATACAATCAACATCATGCTCTGTTTCCTCTTGCTCTAAACCTGCTGAGGGTTCTGTCACTAATTGGCTGCTCTTCAAAACTGGTTGTGTGCAGTGCATACTGATAGCGGATATCAAATGCCATAGCTTCAACGATCTCATCGTCAGTAACATTAAGAGCTTCTTTAAGAATCAGTGCCCCAACAATCACATTGACCGGAGTATTAGGTCTGGATGCTTTTTTACTGTAAAGAACAGAAAAAATATTTTCATCAATAGCAGGAAAAACTTTGTCTGCAAAAGTATTTGCCCATGATTTTTCTAACATTCGTTTTTCGCGTTCTGTAAGATTAAAAGTACTGTCTAAAACAGTAAGCTGTTGATTATCATTTTTAACAAAAGACATATAGATCACCTCATAAAATGCTACCTACATTTTACCAAAGAATCCAATGTTTTTACATATCGTGTTAAGTTTTCAAGGTACAAATTTATATCAAAGGCTATAAACCTTTTGACACCCTAATCTTTTA
The sequence above is drawn from the Coprococcus comes ATCC 27758 genome and encodes:
- a CDS encoding transposase, which produces MSFVKNDNQQLTVLDSTFNLTEREKRMLEKSWANTFADKVFPAIDENIFSVLYSKKASRPNTPVNVIVGALILKEALNVTDDEIVEAMAFDIRYQYALHTTSFEEQPISDRTLSRFRARGNRA
- a CDS encoding transposase encodes the protein MMVAQGGFDKKEEVENPSEVLLNPSDPEATFRYKAGGRHLGYVGNVVEAVGEKSSLVIVYDYQQNTYADNQFMKDYLNEKKDFSDGSFIVADGAYSGEENSRLASEHNLKLVTTNFTGRKPDEIYADFVFTDDGKYLIKCKNNRVPEDCIYDPGNERSVAYFRISDCEGCPYKERCQSRFLKTRVRKEVSWKSVGRAKQLQYMQTEEFSEYAKFRNGVEAIPSLLRRRYHVDKIPVHGKKRTRLFFGFKIAALDFQKLLDYKKALYFPKSWSIESRRPARSPISFVAERNRL